The genomic window GACAGCATCATCCGCGATACCGGCGCCATTTCGGCTTCATTGGAGGAGACGCTGCGAACCAGCGACTTCGTTTTTGTGTTCGCCACAGCCACCGCTGACAGCGAGCACCTCTTAGACGCCGAGAAGCTCGACCTTCTCCGGTACGGCGCACGGTTGATTCTGGTCAGCCGTGCTGCAGTTGTCGATTACGACGCGCTGCTTGAGCGGCTTCGCACCGGCAGCCTGCTTGCAGCCATCGATGTCTGGCCAGTGGAGCCTATCCCAGCAGGAGATCCCTTCTTAGACCTAAGAAATGTAGTCATCTCCGCCCATAGGGCTGGTGGCATTCCACAAGCGTTCTTCAGCATCGGTGAGATGGTCTGCGACGACTTGGAGCTGCTTCGTGACGGTCTACCGCCGGCGCGGCTGCAGGTCGCCGCGCCGGAGCTCGTGAGCCGCTACCGCAATAGGCCCGTCGGGTAGGAGGACGCCATAAAGCTAATTCCCGGCTATGTCCACTGGTCCGACACGGCGCACGTAAAGGCGCGTGGGTGTACCCGCGGGGTTGAGTCCAGAAACGTTGCTGGCTCCGCGCCCTGAAGTACATCAAAGAGCCTTCGAGGAATGTAGGCGCCGTGGCTGACTGGATACACCCGTGGTCGCAGGCCTTTCCACCTCTGGTGCCCGGTTATCGCAAGATCCTCGTCAAGCCGCAGCCCGCGGGCGGCCCAGTTGGACCTCAACCCGCAAGAGAAACATTTAGGGACAACTGGTGTGCACCGGCAAATCGACGACGGCGACCTGGCTGCCGTCGTCGATATTCCAACCGGAACCACAGTGCTAATCTAGCTGCCGGGGCCGAAATAGGGAGAAGTGGGGTTGGGCCGTCACCAGTTTGCGGCGCAAGTGCTGGCCTAGCGATTGATGCGAAGAGCCGGGCAGGGGAATTCCCCTTGCCCGGCACCAAGTCCACAGACGTTCGAGGACCTGCGGGTCTGAGGTCGGGTCGACCGGGAAGGTGCCTGTGCGCGACAGTGTCCCTGCATTCTTCTGCGGCGGCGGCTTGTGCTTCTTCTTAAGTCGGTGCTGGGAGGTCTATTTGCTTGGTGGGTACAAGGCTACTGCCGCGGAAGATGCACTCGGCGTTGACGTGGCTGTACTCCACTGACCCATCTAGACCGTGAACGAAATTGGGTAGGGAGCTCAAGGGATTTTTCATGCGCGGTCCACCCACGCGTCACCGCTTCCGGCTACAGGACCCCGCTCGACACGGATTTGCAAATCACGGAGGGTAGGGCCATGCCCCGTACTCAAGCTGGAGAGTCCGTGCTTTCCCGCGCCGTCCGGATCATTGAGGCCTTCGGGCCCGGTGATACCGTGTTGAGCGTTACAGAGATTTCCCGGCGTTCGGGGCTGCATATCGCTACTGCCTCGCGGCTTGTAGAGGAACTCTGCGGGTTTGGGTGGCTCCAGCGTGATGAGGACCGGAAGGTTCGGATCGGCGTCCGGATGTGGGAGCTGGCTTCCCGTGCGTCACCGACGCTGAGCCTGAGGGAAGCGGCGATGCCGGTCATGGAGGATCTGCACTCGATCGTCGGCCAGCATATCCAATTGGGTGTCATGGAGGGCGAAGAGGTGCTTTTCGTTGAACGGCTGACAGCTCCCGGGGCTGTCATCAATTACACCCGCGTTGCGGGTCGCTTGCCTTTGCACGCTTCGTCGTCGGGCATTCTTCTGTTGGCTTTTGCTCCGGCGGCCCAGCAGGAACGAATTATTGCCAGGCCTCTTGACGTGTTCACCGACCAGACCGTCAGCACTCCGCAGCAACTCAGGTCTGTCCTTGCCGAGGTGCGCCGGAATGGGTTCGCTTTTCTGGCGGGGCACCTCCACCCGGCCGCTGCCGGTGCGGCCGTTCCGGTCAGGGATCCCATGGGCAACGTGGTGGCGTCGTTGGCTGTCATTGTGCCGAATGACGCCATTGCGAAGTCCCGCATTGCCGTACTACAGGCTGCGTCGGCAGCTGTGACCCGTTCGATGGAGTATCCCGCACCGCCTCCGAGGTGACACACCTCTCAAAAGTACTCTCAACCATTGAGAATTCCATAGTGGTGACGGACGGCTGAAAGCGAGTCTTTACGGAGAACAACGCGAGCAAAGGAGCCGAATGTTCACCAAAGAGAATTCCGATCCATACGCCTTGCAGACGAGGTTGTTAGTCACGGCGAAGAAGCACTTTGCAGATGGAGTGGTGTCCCTGAACCTGGCTCACCCGGCAGGGCGCAGGTTGCCCGACTGGACGCCCGGATCGCACATAGACGTGGTACTGCCTTCCGGCATCAACCGCCAGTACTCCCTTTGCGGAGACCGATGGGATGCCCACAACTACCGCATTGCCGTCCTCCATGAGACGGACGGCCGCGGCGGATCTGACTTTATCCATCATGGACTCACCGAGGGCATGACCTTCGCCATTGGCGGGCCCCGTAACAATTTCCGCCTCGTACCGTCCGAAAAGTACCTATTCATCGCCGGAGGCATCGGGATCACACCCATGCTGCCCATGATCCAGGCCGCCCACATGATGGGAGCGGAGTGGAGGCTGCTGTACTTTGGACGGTCTCGGCGAACTATGGCATTCCTGGATGAGCTCGCAGCCTATGGTGATCGCGTCATGATCATGCCCAAGGACCAAGTAGGACCCTGCAGTGCATCGGAACTCATCGGACCAGCTTCAGCGGACACGAAAGTGTACGTCTGCGGTCCGCAGAGGCTCCTTGCCGCTGTCGAACGCCACTGCGCTGACTGGCCGCCGGGCCTCCTGCGCCTGGAACACTTCGCCGCCAAATCGCACGGCGCCCCCATCAGAGACGTTTCCTTCTACGTCGAGCTGGCCCGCGCAGGGATCACCGTCACCGTTCCACCCGAGGTCAGCGTCCTCGAAGCGATCCAGCGAGCCGGCGTGCGAATGCTGACCTCGTGCAGGGAAGGCACGTGCGGAACCTGCGAAGTCACAGTCCTCGACGGTCAACCAGACCACCGCGACTCCATTCTTAGCGACGCGGATCGGGCAGCAGGAAACTGCATGTTTCCATGCGTCTCGCGCTCCTGCGGTGACCGCCTCGTTCTTGACGTTTAGCCCCGGCACAACTCACGAAGGACCCACCCATGACAACCATCATCAGCGACCCCAAAACCCCCTGCACTGACGTCGATCCGTTCAGCCGGGAGGTCTTGGAAAATCCACTCCCGTTCCAATCCGAACTCCGGGCTGCCGGCCCTGTGGTTTACCTCAACAAGTACGACGTTTACGCCGTGGGCCGGTACGGGGAGGTACAGGCCGCGCTGACCGACTGGCAAACCTTCCAGTCCGCCGCAGGTGTTGGCCTCAGCAACTTCCGGAAGGAAATGCCGTGGCGACCACCGAGCCTTCTCCTCGAAGCTGACCCTCCCCACCATGACGCGCCACGTGCTCTGCTGACCAAGATTCTTGGACCCCGGGAGATCCGCAAACTGTCGGAATCCTGGACAGCCGACGCGGAAGAACTGGTGGACCAAGTCCTGTCCCGTGGCCCGGAGTTCGACGCCGTCGCGGACCTGGCCGCGGCTTTTCCGCTTCGTGTCTTTCCAGATGCTGTGGGCATACCCCAAGCCGGCCGGGAGAACCTGCTCCCGTACGGGGACCACGCATTCAATGCCTTTGGCCCGCCCAACGAGCTCGTGGCAAAGGGTGCGCCGCGGGTGCCGGAACTGTCCGCCTCGATCGCCTCTCAATGTGCTCGGGAGGTGCTGACCACGGACGGATTCGGTGCCCAAATCTGGGCCGCCGCGGATCGGGGGGATATCACCGAGGCGCAGGCTCCGCTCATTGTCCGGTCACTGCTCACTGCCGGCGTGGATACCACGGTCAACGGCCTGGCCGCTGTACTTTACGCGTTTGCCACCAACCCCGGCCAATGGGCCCGTCTTCGCGAAAACCCCACACAGTCACGTACAGCCTTTGACGAAGCAGTCCGCTTCGAGTCACCCGTCCAGACCTTCTTCCGGACCACCACTCGCGACATCGAGGTGGGCGGGACGCTCATCCCCGAGGGCAGGAAAATTCTCATGTTTCTGGGGTCAGCCAACCGGGACCCCCGGCGCTGGGACAAGCCGGACACCTTCGACCTGAACCGGGATCCCTCCGGGCACGTGGGGTTCGGGTTCGGGATCCACCAGTGCGTCGGCAAACACATTGCCAGGCTCGAAGCGTCCACCCTGCTCGAAGTGCTCGCTCGAAGAATCGAAACCATCGAAATCTATGGCCCCACACGCAGGCACCACAACAACACGCTGCGGGCGTGGCAATCCTTGCCCGTGCGCGTGAAGACCAGTCCCACCTTTACAAGGAAGTAAACATGGACATTCTCAAAGACCTTCGCTCATCCCCGATGAGCAGGCTCCAAGTCCGGGCCGTTGCGGTGGCCATCGCCCTGATGCTCATAGACGGTATGGACGTTGCGGTGGCCGCCTATGCCGCGCCCGCACTGTCCAAATCGTGGAGCCTGGACCCCGTCACGCTGGGTTTCCTGCTCAGCTCCGGTCTGGTGGGTATGGCAGCCGGCTCACTGATTCTCACACCGTTTTCTGACAAGATCGGCCGACGCCGAATGATGCTGGTGGCACTGATCCTCGTGAGCACGGGCATGGTCCTCTCAGTCTTCGCCGGCGACGTCATCCAACTCATGGCCTACCGGGTGCTGGCCGGCCTGGGCATCGGCGGCATGATCGCCAACTTGAACGTGTTCGTCTCGGAGTACTCGTCGGATAAACGCCGCGGAAGTATTTTCGGGTTGTTCACTTCAGGGTTCGCCATCGGCGCGACTCTCGGCGGTTTCATTGCGGGCCCGCTGATTCCACACTTTGGCTGGCGCTCTGTGTTCGCCGTCGGGGCCGCAGCCAGCATCATCATGCTTGCGGTGACCTGGCGTTTCCTCCCCGAATCGCTGGAGTATTTAGTCAGCAAGCGCCCGCCCAACGCGCTGGCACGGATAGATGCCCTTCTCCTGCAAATGCGCAGGACGCCGCTGGACGCGCTCCCTGACCTACCTCAGGGGCAGCAAGTGCAGCACGGAATCAGGGACCTGCTCGCCGGACGAATGGCCATCCAGTCACTACTGCTGTGGACAGGCTACGGCTTGATGATCGCCGCTTACTATTTCGCCAGCACGTGGACACCTAAGCTCATTGCAACATCATCGGGCGACGACAGCCTCGGCGTGACCATGGGGCTGGTGGTCAACTTCGGTGGCATCATCGGATGCTTCATCTTCAGCATCCTGGCCGTCTTCCTCCGCAGCCGGCACTTGCTGCTGGGATCCCTGCTGGTCTCTGCCGTGATCTACGTACTTTTCGGGATGACGTTCAACCAAACATCACTGGCCATCGTCATCGGTGCAGTTCTCGGCGTGGTCACCTCTGCCAACGTTGCCGGGTTCACGCCACTACGCCCACCCTGTTCCCGGCCGCTCTGCGCGGAGCGGGCATCGGTTGGATGGTGGGCATCGGACGACTCGTCTCGATCGTTTCACCCATCCTT from Arthrobacter sp. StoSoilB20 includes these protein-coding regions:
- a CDS encoding PDR/VanB family oxidoreductase; its protein translation is MFTKENSDPYALQTRLLVTAKKHFADGVVSLNLAHPAGRRLPDWTPGSHIDVVLPSGINRQYSLCGDRWDAHNYRIAVLHETDGRGGSDFIHHGLTEGMTFAIGGPRNNFRLVPSEKYLFIAGGIGITPMLPMIQAAHMMGAEWRLLYFGRSRRTMAFLDELAAYGDRVMIMPKDQVGPCSASELIGPASADTKVYVCGPQRLLAAVERHCADWPPGLLRLEHFAAKSHGAPIRDVSFYVELARAGITVTVPPEVSVLEAIQRAGVRMLTSCREGTCGTCEVTVLDGQPDHRDSILSDADRAAGNCMFPCVSRSCGDRLVLDV
- a CDS encoding IclR family transcriptional regulator, which gives rise to MPRTQAGESVLSRAVRIIEAFGPGDTVLSVTEISRRSGLHIATASRLVEELCGFGWLQRDEDRKVRIGVRMWELASRASPTLSLREAAMPVMEDLHSIVGQHIQLGVMEGEEVLFVERLTAPGAVINYTRVAGRLPLHASSSGILLLAFAPAAQQERIIARPLDVFTDQTVSTPQQLRSVLAEVRRNGFAFLAGHLHPAAAGAAVPVRDPMGNVVASLAVIVPNDAIAKSRIAVLQAASAAVTRSMEYPAPPPR
- a CDS encoding cytochrome P450 — protein: MTTIISDPKTPCTDVDPFSREVLENPLPFQSELRAAGPVVYLNKYDVYAVGRYGEVQAALTDWQTFQSAAGVGLSNFRKEMPWRPPSLLLEADPPHHDAPRALLTKILGPREIRKLSESWTADAEELVDQVLSRGPEFDAVADLAAAFPLRVFPDAVGIPQAGRENLLPYGDHAFNAFGPPNELVAKGAPRVPELSASIASQCAREVLTTDGFGAQIWAAADRGDITEAQAPLIVRSLLTAGVDTTVNGLAAVLYAFATNPGQWARLRENPTQSRTAFDEAVRFESPVQTFFRTTTRDIEVGGTLIPEGRKILMFLGSANRDPRRWDKPDTFDLNRDPSGHVGFGFGIHQCVGKHIARLEASTLLEVLARRIETIEIYGPTRRHHNNTLRAWQSLPVRVKTSPTFTRK
- a CDS encoding MFS transporter, whose amino-acid sequence is MDILKDLRSSPMSRLQVRAVAVAIALMLIDGMDVAVAAYAAPALSKSWSLDPVTLGFLLSSGLVGMAAGSLILTPFSDKIGRRRMMLVALILVSTGMVLSVFAGDVIQLMAYRVLAGLGIGGMIANLNVFVSEYSSDKRRGSIFGLFTSGFAIGATLGGFIAGPLIPHFGWRSVFAVGAAASIIMLAVTWRFLPESLEYLVSKRPPNALARIDALLLQMRRTPLDALPDLPQGQQVQHGIRDLLAGRMAIQSLLLWTGYGLMIAAYYFASTWTPKLIATSSGDDSLGVTMGLVVNFGGIIGCFIFSILAVFLRSRHLLLGSLLVSAVIYVLFGMTFNQTSLAIVIGAVLGVVTSANVAGFTPLRPPCSRPLCAERASVGWWASDDSSRSFHPSLWAICWPAGGRQRTSSSSSASRWWYRLWRWPPFGRSPPGNGQGSSLARQCGWAKRSPKRVRRRHLPECRHRSSR